ATGCCCAGTACCTTGTGGTGGCGAGAAAAGCGTTAACCGATGCAAAACAAGGCGTAAGTTTATCGTTGGTAAAGGCCACATAACGTAACCGGGCTGTAAGGCGATCGGTAATGATACATAATAATAGTAATAGTAGCGCTAGTAAATAGAGACGATAGGCCGGGGCTTGCGTTAGGGAATAGGTGAGCAGACGGTGAATACCGGCATTATTGAGCAGCAGGTGGGTAAATGGAGCAAGGGTTTCAGCCGTTCATAGTCAATTCACACGTAGATACCGATGATAATATCTCGCTTGGCACCGATCCGGTGGTGCTCTATGCGGAGCAATACCTTGATAGCCCATGGCGGGCTCCCGATATGTATGTCTCGAATCCCATGCTCAGCGTTGTGGTGATCGCTCATGACGGTGCCTGGGGGTTGTCGAGCACTCTTGAGAACGTGCGAAGTGTTGCCGATGAACTCGTCGTTATTACGATGGATGATACCGCGGATGTGGTTGCGGGGCATATCGACGCGACAATCGTACCGGTTGAATGTGTCGACGCCGCTTCGGTACGCTCCGTTATTTCACAATACGCGACCGGCGGCTGGATTTTGGTTATAAATGCCGGTGAAGAGCTCGGCTTTATCGACCGGTCGCAGGTTCGAAACCTCCTTGAAACCACCGAGTTTGACGGCCTTTTCTTGAGCGAATTTTCAGCCAGCGGCGCCGGGGCCGGTATGGCTCTTTACAACCTGTCGTTTCGTTTGTGGCGGAACCAGACGGATGGCGTGCTGGCTGGTGACAAAAACACGCAGGGAGGCGGCTGCAAGGCCGGAATCGCCGACCTTAAAATTTTATGCCCCTCGGTAGGTGACAATATCGTTACCGGGTGCGCCGGTCTTAATCTTAATGCGTCCGCTTTGCTAGCCGAAGAGGACCTAGGTGAAATAGCCGCCCTCTATAATTTGGGAGCTGAGCGCATCGGATGGGGCGACCTCGAGGGCGCCTTAGATGCATACAAGCAGGCATTTGCCAGTCTGCCGGCTTCGATGCACCGGCACGCGCCGTCGCTCGTCCGCAATATCACACTGTGCTTACGGGAGCTTGGCAGAACCGATGAGGCTCGTAGTGTAATCGCCGATGCCATAGAGGCTTACTCTGACTTTTCCGACCTCTACCACCTGGATGGGGCGGTGCTCTTCGATGCGGGAGAATTTGCCGATGCGGCTGAGTGCTTTGCCACCTGCGTGAACATGGGCCCGGCTTCCCAGCCATACATCGGCCAAGCGGGCGTTGGCGGGTATTTATCCGCCTGCATGCTCGGCGATTCGCTAGCGGCCATTGGTAGAAACGAAGATGCCGTTAACGCATACCGGCACGCGCTGTCGCTAAACCCCCGTTTTGAGCCCGCGCTCGTTGCCCTTGGTGAGAGCCTCGGGCGCACCATGAAACCAGAAGAACTCAAAGAGACACTCGAGCAGCTCATCGATGCGACTTCCGACACGGCGCTCCTGGCGGTCGCCCGTGTTTTGGTGGGGTTGGGCCACTATGCCTACGCTCTTGACTACCTCGATCGCCTGCAGAGCATCACGTCTATACCCGAGGTTACCGTGCTTAAAGGGCAGTGCCTGGTCAACGTGCGGCGCTACGGCGAGGCGCTCGGAATGTTGGGTTCGGTGAATTGGGTAGAGCAGCCCAACATCGATGCGCTCACCGACACGGCGCTTTGCTATGCCCTCGTCGGTGACTACGAGAATGCGCGCCAAACCATCGATACATTTAAAGACCATCAAGAGTACCGCGTCCAATATGAACTGTATCGCGCGCTTTTGTGCGCGCTTAGCTGCGAGCCGATTACACATGAGCTATCCAGGGACGAGCTTTATGAAGCGCTCGATAGCGCAACTAATGTGCTGCGAAAGTTGTTGGATTTAAAGGAGCTCGGCGCGTTTGAGCGTGCAACGGCAGTACTCTCGCATCTCGGGTGCGCCGACGGCGAAACCGATCTTTTGCTTGGAAAAATCTATTACGATGCCGGCCATAATGACCTTGCCGTCGAGCGGCTGATAGGCGCGTATGAGTGTGACGCTGCCGACGGAGAGGCTTTTTTCATCCTCGGCCGCACTGCTCTTAGCAGCGAATGCTATGAGGAAGCAAAAATATTCTTCTATGAGGCGTTGGAAAGGGGGATCGAAGAATACGCGCTCTACATTTCGCTTGCCCGGGCTCTTACTAAGCTCGGGCAGATAAGGGAGGCGCTCGATGTGATAGACGTGGGCGCCGAGAAGTATCCCGATGCACAGTTAATAAAAGAGATCAAGCAGAGCATCGCGGAGCTAATATAGCGTGATTGTCGGGCGGGCTGTGAAACCGGCAGCAGGACCGGCGAATGTTTCGTAGTTTTTCGTAAGAGATTTTGAAGTTGGCTCTTAAGTTGCTACTTGCCTGGACCGATATATCAAATATAAGTTCTTTAAACAAACGCCAAATGTCGAACCAGGATTCAGGATTGTTACTTAGGAGTGTTAGCAATGTCAGAGGCAGCAAAGGAATTACGTTCAGAAGATTCAAGGGTAAAGTTGATTCAAGTGGCTGGACTGGAAACAGAGGCCAAGGAAAACCGACCGACTGAGGTTTTTCGCTCAAACTACATTACAGTCAACCTCCCAGAAGACCCTTCTGAGCAGCGCTCAAGCATCGTATTCCATGCTGCACGCAACTAACAGAAACTACTAAATCTCCCTAAGTACGGCTCAGTATCGTGTGCTATTAATACTATCTAGAAGTTTGCTATCTGATATTAAACGATAGTAAGGAATCTAACAGCGCACATAGAATAGTATTCGATAATAAACGATAAAATAGCCCAATATGTAATTAATCAGTTGCTATAGAAACGAAAATTATTCTACAATAAACAAAGCCGTTGCTTATTCTTCTAAGCAAGAAACCGCAAACGCAGCGGTGCGAACCGGGGGAGAGTAATGAATAGCAGCACAATCGAAATTATGACTGCAAAACAATTGGCCGAGTACCTGCAGATGAGCCAGATCACGATATGCAGACTGGCCAGGGAAAGGAAGCTCCCCGGTACGAAAATCGGCAAAGAATGGCGTTTTCCAAAAGAACTAGTAGATAAACTAATCGCTTCAGGTGGCGGTTTCGAATAAATCGAAACCGCAACGGCATGCATCACGAAAGTCGTGCGTGTCGGGCAGGGTCACAGCATACCGCTGTGTAGCTTGCCGCATGAGACATCGGAGCACGTTGAAGCACATGGGAGTGACAGACATTGATAGGGGACCTATTCTCAAACGACGCCTTCACTGCGTTGCGCACAGGTATAAGCGCATCTTCCCTCAGACAGCAGGTAATCGCCGGCAACATAGCGAATATAAACACGCCCGGGTACAAGAAGCAGGCTGTGAGCTTCGAGGACGAGTTTAAGCTCGCTGTTCGTAACAAAATGACGCCAACACTCACAACGACCGACCCAGAGCACATGCCGGGCGGGCGAGACGTAAGCTCTGTCCAGGCAAAAGTTACGACGATCAATTCATCGTCAATGCGTGAAGATGGCAATAATGTCGATATCGACGAAGAGATGTCGAACCTTGCTGAAAACGGGCTTCGCTATAACGCAATGGCCCAGCTTATGGGCTCTCATTTCAGCACGCTTCGAACTGTCATCAACGGAGGTAGATAAGGATGAGCCTTTTTTCTACGCTGCGTATTAGTTCATCGGGTCTTACGGCAAATCGTCTGTGGCTCGATACGATATCAAGCAATATTGCCAACGCTAATACGACGCACACCGCTGAGGGCGGCCCGTATCGCCGCCTGGATGTGATTATGGCGCCGCAAGGCCAGAGCTTTGCACAGGCCTTCGGGAATGCCACTTCATCCGCTAAACAAGGGGTTGAAGTAGTTGGAATAGCAAAAGATTCGAGCACACCGAGGATGGTCTACAACCCGAATCATCCCGACGCGGATGCAAACGGTTACGTAGCAATGCCGAACATCAATATCGTAACCGAAATGGTAAACATGGTTTCAGCTCAACGCGCATACGAAGCAAACGTGACAGTCATGAGTACGGCTAAGAGCATGGCCGTTAAATCACTAGAGATATAGTTGAGAAGGGCTGGGCATTATGCAAATCACACCGTCTTTGATTAAGCCGATCAGTATCGGCACAAAAGAGCAGCCGGAAAGCCAATCCGCCAAGGCTATTGGATCGTTCGCAGATATGTTTAACGATACCATCAAGCAAACAGATGAGATGCAGAAGAACGCTGACAATGCGGTACAGAAATTTGTCGCAGGTGAGATCGATATCAGCGACGTCATGATAGAGACGGAAAAAGCCAGCACCGCGCTGCAACTCACAATACAACTCAGAAATAAAGTCGTTGAAGCGTATCAAGAAGTAATGAGAATGCAGATCTAGCGATCGAGGTAGCCGATGGCAACACCCGCTGCAACACTAGAAAAAGCCCAGGTAGGGTGGAGTAAGCTTGAGATAAACCAGAAAATGATTATCGTAATCACGGTAGTCCTGTTTGTGGTTGCTCTGGTTTCACTGGTTTATTGGGTATCCCGCCCATCGTACGGCGTCTTGTTCTCTAATCTGAGCCCGGAAGATGCGAGCTCCATCGTAACTAAGCTTCAAGAGCAGAAGATAGCATATCGCCTGAACGGGTCTTCAATTATCGAGGTGCCGCAGGACAAAGTATACGAAACCAGGATATCCCTAGCAGGGCAAGGGCTTCCACAGGGGGGAACGGTCGGCTTTGAGATATTCGACAATGCAAGTTTCGGCATGTCGGATTTCCAACAGAAGGTAAACTACCGCCGGGCGCTCGAAGGCGAACTCGCCCGCACGATCTCTCAAATTAATGAGGTAGAAGGTACACGGGTGCATATTGTAATACCGGAATCGTCTCTCTATACCGATCAACAAAACCCGGCAACCGCTTCGGTTATCATTAAACCGAAGGCAGGCATAAAACTCCAGGGCGGCCAGGTCCAGGGTATTGTGAACCTTGTTGCGCGAAGCGTTGAGGGGCTAAAACCCGAGAACGTGACACTGGTGGATACCGACGGTAATGTGCTCAGCGACGGCCAAGGTGATTCGGCCGAGGCTATCGCGAGCGGCTATACTAAGACGCAGCTGCAGGCAAAGCAGCTCTACGAAAGCAGCCTCGAAAAATCGATCGGCTCCATGCTTGGCAAAGTGCTGGGGAGCGAGAGCAATGCCGTTGTGCGCGTATCGGCGAGCCTCGATTTCACATCGAAAGAAACCAGTACCAAACGGGTCGAGCAAGGGGATAACCCTGTTATTATGAGCCAGCAATCATCAACCGAAAAATTTACCGGACCGGGGTCGCCGCCCGGTGGCGTAGCCGGTGTTACCGGGCAAACCTCAGGCTCAACATCCACAAATACCCAGGCAAGTACCACATATCCTGCGACGACGCAGAGCACGCAATCGAATAATTATTCTCGCAAGGAAACAACCACAAACTATAAACCGACCGAGGTCGAAGAACATGAAGTTAAACCTCCGGGTGAGGTTAAGAAGCTTTCGGTGGCAGTTGTCGTCAACAACGACGGCACGAAACCGATCCAGAACAAGACGATAGAAGGCCTGGTCTCAGCAGCGGCAGGTCTCGATAAGACACGAGGTGACGTGCTTACGGTAAGCAGCGTGCCGTTCGACACCGCGTGGGTTAAGAAAGAAGAAAAAGCGATGGCCGATGCGCAGAAGCAGGACTTGTACGCCAATATCGCAAAGTACGCGCTGGTGGCCGTTTTATTGATAGTT
This sequence is a window from Candidatus Aquicultor sp.. Protein-coding genes within it:
- a CDS encoding helix-turn-helix domain-containing protein produces the protein MNSSTIEIMTAKQLAEYLQMSQITICRLARERKLPGTKIGKEWRFPKELVDKLIASGGGFE
- the flgB gene encoding flagellar basal body rod protein FlgB, whose protein sequence is MIGDLFSNDAFTALRTGISASSLRQQVIAGNIANINTPGYKKQAVSFEDEFKLAVRNKMTPTLTTTDPEHMPGGRDVSSVQAKVTTINSSSMREDGNNVDIDEEMSNLAENGLRYNAMAQLMGSHFSTLRTVINGGR
- the flgC gene encoding flagellar basal body rod protein FlgC — its product is MSLFSTLRISSSGLTANRLWLDTISSNIANANTTHTAEGGPYRRLDVIMAPQGQSFAQAFGNATSSAKQGVEVVGIAKDSSTPRMVYNPNHPDADANGYVAMPNINIVTEMVNMVSAQRAYEANVTVMSTAKSMAVKSLEI
- the fliE gene encoding flagellar hook-basal body complex protein FliE, whose translation is MQITPSLIKPISIGTKEQPESQSAKAIGSFADMFNDTIKQTDEMQKNADNAVQKFVAGEIDISDVMIETEKASTALQLTIQLRNKVVEAYQEVMRMQI
- the fliF gene encoding flagellar basal-body MS-ring/collar protein FliF; translated protein: MATPAATLEKAQVGWSKLEINQKMIIVITVVLFVVALVSLVYWVSRPSYGVLFSNLSPEDASSIVTKLQEQKIAYRLNGSSIIEVPQDKVYETRISLAGQGLPQGGTVGFEIFDNASFGMSDFQQKVNYRRALEGELARTISQINEVEGTRVHIVIPESSLYTDQQNPATASVIIKPKAGIKLQGGQVQGIVNLVARSVEGLKPENVTLVDTDGNVLSDGQGDSAEAIASGYTKTQLQAKQLYESSLEKSIGSMLGKVLGSESNAVVRVSASLDFTSKETSTKRVEQGDNPVIMSQQSSTEKFTGPGSPPGGVAGVTGQTSGSTSTNTQASTTYPATTQSTQSNNYSRKETTTNYKPTEVEEHEVKPPGEVKKLSVAVVVNNDGTKPIQNKTIEGLVSAAAGLDKTRGDVLTVSSVPFDTAWVKKEEKAMADAQKQDLYANIAKYALVAVLLIVALFVVRKVLSGMQSSGHRQENFIGQPISQLSVSGLTAAEFDDITIDSDLTPEKKKEMAIQQRKRQLAREELQNLAKERPQDVAQLLKLWLNT